A region of Porites lutea chromosome 13, jaPorLute2.1, whole genome shotgun sequence DNA encodes the following proteins:
- the LOC140923527 gene encoding uncharacterized protein, which translates to MRIILTIFLVAYLAHGNSLPIPHHAEEDISKVLSLASVKTRPEVHSNTKGIGADAGGSKYPRIQKNTFQTPVKLENADSRSHERTSQRSREFTSEGLHSLSRKNNTERSLSKKIVRLIKLRYNNVATAIGRIFTDTKHDLDEASGLDQEERNDHSTTVPGNDYKSDRWGSDHEDDDVDDSLQSPDDFLDDVKGKDAPDQATNNEYGFEHSGDGRGFPRGRENGEQTIELLPF; encoded by the exons ATGAGGATAATTTTGACCATTTTTCTTGTTGCATATCTTGCACATG GTAACTCCCTTCCAATTCCACATCATGCGGAAGAGGACATTTCAAAAGTATTGTCTTTAGCGTCTGTTAAAACCAGACCTGAGGTGCACAGTAATACCAAAGGAATTGGCGCGGACGCTGGTGGGTCTAAATACCCGAGAATACAAAAGAACACTTTTCAAACGCCGGTGAAGCTTGAAAATGCTGACTCGCGTTCACATGAAAGAACATCACAAAGAAGTCGGGAATTTACATCAGAGGGACTGCACTCATTGTCACGGAAGAACAACACTGAAAGGAGTCTCTCTAAAAAGATTGTGCGGCTTATCAAATTAAGATACAATAACGTGGCTACTGCAATCGGCAGAATATTTACTGATACCAAGCATGACTTGGATGAAGCAAGTGGCCTGGATCAGGAAGAAAGGAACGACCACTCTACTACAGTCCCTGGTAATGATTACAAGTCTGACAGGTGGGGCAGTGATCATGAGGATGACGACGTAGACGATTCACTTCAATCTCCAGATGATTTTCTGGATGACGTGAAAGGGAAAGACGCTCCCGACCAAGCAACAAATAACGAATACGGTTTTGAACACTCTGGAGATGGACGTGGTTTCCCGAGAGGACGCGAGAACGGTGAGCAAACCATTGAGCTCCTGCCCTTctaa